A single Paraburkholderia sp. D15 DNA region contains:
- a CDS encoding YihY/virulence factor BrkB family protein, with the protein MQAIIDEHALYVARHPGTFVLQTLKAFRANQGLLLAGAVAYYALLSIVPLLILIVIALSRMVPQHVLLTALGHLLQWLVPGQSSALVRELANFLAHRAVIGWVLLVTMIFFSSLAFTVLENAMSLIFVHRVVVRRRHFLLSALLPYCYILCLGIGLLIVTFVSSGLEAIGAEGIELFGLHVSLQGFSRVVLYLLGLAGEIFVLTSIYLVMPVGKPSLKHALLGGVTAAVLWEITRHVLVWYFATLSQVSVVYGSLTMAIVILFSLEWLATLLLFGAQVISQYERFGLEPASAPQPRIKTG; encoded by the coding sequence ATGCAAGCCATCATCGACGAGCATGCGTTATATGTCGCCAGACATCCCGGTACCTTCGTGCTGCAAACGCTGAAGGCTTTCCGCGCGAATCAGGGGCTGCTGCTCGCGGGCGCGGTCGCCTACTACGCGCTGCTTTCCATTGTGCCGCTGCTGATCCTGATCGTGATCGCCCTCTCGCGGATGGTGCCGCAACACGTGCTGCTGACCGCGCTCGGGCATCTGCTGCAATGGCTCGTGCCAGGCCAGTCGAGCGCGCTGGTGCGCGAGCTGGCCAATTTTCTCGCGCACCGCGCGGTGATCGGCTGGGTGTTGCTCGTGACGATGATCTTCTTCAGCTCGCTCGCCTTCACCGTCCTCGAGAACGCGATGTCGCTGATCTTCGTGCATCGGGTGGTCGTGCGGCGGCGGCACTTCCTGCTGTCCGCGCTGCTGCCGTATTGCTACATTCTGTGCCTGGGCATCGGCCTGCTGATCGTCACGTTCGTGTCGAGCGGGCTGGAGGCGATCGGCGCGGAAGGCATCGAGCTATTCGGGCTGCACGTGTCGCTGCAGGGCTTCTCGCGCGTGGTGCTCTATCTGCTCGGCCTCGCCGGCGAGATTTTCGTGCTCACGTCGATCTATCTGGTGATGCCGGTCGGCAAACCGTCGCTCAAGCATGCGCTGCTCGGCGGCGTGACGGCGGCCGTGCTGTGGGAAATCACCCGTCATGTGCTGGTCTGGTATTTCGCCACGCTTTCGCAGGTGAGCGTGGTGTACGGCTCGCTGACCATGGCGATCGTGATCCTGTTCAGCCTCGAATGGCTGGCGACCTTGCTGCTGTTCGGCGCCCAGGTGATCTCCCAATACGAGCGTTTCGGACTGGAACCCGCCAGCGCGCCGCAGCCGAGGATCAAGACGGGTTGA
- a CDS encoding ligase-associated DNA damage response exonuclease yields MSDETDLVVARPEGLYCPPGDFYIDPWRPVERAVITHAHSDHARFGHQYYLASRAGADVLLSRLPGISLQTLAYGERIAIGATHVSLHPAGHVLGSAQVRIEHAGRVWVASGDYKLDPDPTCDPFEPVHCDTFITESTFGLPIYRWDPPQRVFDGVDSWWRHNAAAGRASVLFCYSFGKAQRVLASVDAAIGPIFCHGAVEPLNRAYREAGVRLPPVGLVSDIERKDKAAFREALIVAPPSAQGSAWLKRFGDYSDAFASGWMRLRGARRRRGVDRGFVLSDHADWPGLQTAIQATGARRVIVTHGSVEPMVRWLREQGLEAGAFQTQYGDDTVEADTAVES; encoded by the coding sequence ATGAGTGACGAAACCGACCTCGTCGTGGCCCGGCCCGAAGGTCTTTACTGTCCGCCGGGCGATTTTTACATCGACCCGTGGCGGCCCGTCGAGCGCGCGGTGATCACGCACGCGCATTCCGACCACGCGCGTTTCGGTCACCAGTACTACCTCGCGTCGCGCGCAGGCGCCGACGTGCTGCTGTCGCGTCTGCCCGGCATCTCGTTGCAGACGCTCGCGTACGGCGAACGCATCGCGATCGGCGCCACGCACGTGTCCCTGCATCCCGCCGGCCACGTGCTGGGTTCCGCGCAAGTGCGGATCGAGCATGCGGGGCGCGTATGGGTGGCGTCCGGCGACTACAAGCTCGACCCCGATCCGACCTGCGATCCGTTCGAGCCGGTGCATTGCGACACTTTCATCACCGAATCCACCTTTGGCCTGCCGATCTACCGCTGGGACCCGCCGCAACGCGTATTCGACGGCGTCGATTCCTGGTGGCGCCATAACGCGGCCGCGGGTCGCGCGTCGGTGCTGTTCTGCTATTCGTTCGGCAAGGCGCAGCGCGTGCTGGCGAGCGTCGACGCCGCGATCGGTCCGATCTTCTGTCACGGCGCGGTCGAGCCGCTGAACCGCGCGTATCGCGAAGCCGGCGTGCGCCTGCCGCCGGTCGGGCTGGTGAGCGACATCGAACGCAAGGACAAGGCCGCGTTTCGCGAGGCGTTGATCGTCGCGCCGCCGTCCGCGCAGGGCAGTGCGTGGCTCAAGCGCTTCGGCGACTACAGCGACGCGTTCGCGTCGGGCTGGATGCGGCTGCGCGGCGCGCGGCGCCGGCGTGGCGTGGATCGCGGCTTCGTGCTGTCGGATCACGCGGACTGGCCCGGCCTGCAGACCGCGATCCAGGCGACCGGCGCGCGCCGCGTGATCGTCACGCACGGCTCGGTCGAACCGATGGTGCGATGGTTGCGCGAGCAAGGACTCGAAGCGGGCGCGTTTCAAACGCAATACGGCGACGACACCGTCGAAGCGGATACGGCGGTCGAGTCATGA
- a CDS encoding ATP-dependent DNA ligase: MKRFAALYTALDATTSTHDKLDALIAYFSAAEPEDAAWAAYFLAGGKPRQAVPTRLLTEIARERAGLPAWLFEESYHAVGDLAETIAHILPPPARDSELGLTQWIEQRVLTLRGIAPDELRTRLLSYWDELDWSGRFLLTKLIGGGFRVGVARQLVVRALADVAGVDHKRIAQRMVGWTDSRQAPGAARYLRLIAPLAPDDGTGNNVSNDASNEASNGAAALHDSDLGLPYPFFLAHPLQADPATLGAPSRWQIEWKWDGIRAQLVKRAGRVWLWSRGEDLITERFPEVAALGEALPEGSVIDGEILAWEPGASAPLPFARLQPRIARKTLTKKILADSPATLLAYDLLELHGNDLRTTPLAQRRAQLEALAVTIDGTLARDLLRVSPTLDASDWQTLATLRDESRARGVEGLMLKERESFYGVGRTKASGTWWKWKIDPYAVDAVLVYAQRGHGRRASLYTDFTFAVWDEANGVRTLVPFAKAYSGLTDEEMRQVDAIVRKTTIEKFGPVRSVTPSLVFEIGFEGIQASPRHKSGVAVRFPRMLRWRTDKTIDEADTLAMLKGFIDDRAAPRAG; the protein is encoded by the coding sequence ATGAAACGCTTCGCGGCGCTCTACACCGCGCTCGACGCGACCACCTCCACGCACGACAAACTCGATGCGCTGATCGCCTATTTTTCGGCGGCCGAGCCGGAAGACGCCGCGTGGGCGGCGTATTTCCTCGCGGGCGGCAAACCGCGCCAGGCGGTACCCACGCGTCTCTTGACCGAGATTGCCCGGGAGCGCGCCGGTTTGCCCGCGTGGCTGTTCGAGGAGTCGTATCACGCGGTCGGCGATCTCGCGGAGACCATCGCGCATATCCTGCCGCCGCCCGCGCGCGATTCCGAACTCGGCCTCACGCAATGGATCGAGCAGCGCGTGTTGACCCTGCGCGGCATCGCGCCCGACGAATTGCGCACGCGCTTGCTCAGCTATTGGGACGAACTCGACTGGAGCGGACGGTTTCTGCTGACCAAGCTGATCGGCGGCGGGTTTCGCGTGGGCGTCGCGCGGCAACTGGTGGTGCGGGCGCTGGCCGACGTGGCGGGCGTCGATCATAAGCGCATCGCGCAGCGCATGGTGGGCTGGACCGATTCGCGGCAAGCGCCGGGCGCGGCGCGCTATCTGCGGCTGATCGCGCCGCTGGCGCCGGACGACGGCACGGGCAATAACGTCAGCAACGACGCATCCAACGAAGCATCCAACGGCGCCGCCGCGCTCCACGACAGCGATCTCGGTCTGCCGTATCCGTTCTTTCTCGCGCATCCGTTGCAGGCCGATCCGGCGACGCTCGGCGCGCCGTCGCGCTGGCAGATCGAATGGAAGTGGGACGGCATTCGCGCGCAACTCGTCAAGCGCGCGGGACGGGTCTGGTTGTGGTCGCGCGGCGAGGATCTGATCACCGAGCGCTTTCCCGAAGTCGCGGCGCTCGGCGAAGCGTTGCCGGAGGGCAGCGTGATCGACGGCGAAATCCTCGCATGGGAGCCGGGCGCGAGCGCGCCGTTGCCGTTCGCGCGTTTGCAGCCACGCATCGCGCGTAAAACGCTGACTAAAAAGATCCTCGCCGATTCGCCCGCGACCTTGCTCGCTTACGATCTGCTCGAACTGCACGGCAACGATCTGCGCACGACGCCGCTCGCGCAGCGGCGCGCGCAACTGGAGGCGCTGGCCGTGACGATCGACGGCACACTGGCGCGCGATCTGCTGCGTGTCTCGCCGACGCTCGATGCGTCCGACTGGCAAACGCTCGCCACGCTGCGCGACGAAAGCCGCGCGCGCGGCGTGGAAGGTTTGATGCTGAAGGAGCGCGAGTCGTTCTACGGCGTGGGCCGCACCAAGGCATCCGGTACGTGGTGGAAATGGAAGATCGATCCGTACGCGGTGGATGCCGTACTCGTCTACGCACAACGCGGTCATGGCCGACGCGCGAGTCTGTACACCGATTTCACCTTCGCGGTCTGGGACGAAGCGAACGGCGTGCGCACGCTGGTGCCGTTCGCCAAGGCCTATTCCGGCCTTACCGACGAAGAAATGCGCCAGGTCGATGCCATCGTCCGCAAGACCACGATCGAAAAATTCGGCCCGGTGCGTAGCGTGACGCCGAGCCTGGTGTTCGAAATCGGCTTCGAGGGTATTCAGGCGAGCCCGCGTCATAAATCCGGCGTGGCGGTGCGGTTTCCACGCATGCTGCGCTGGCGCACCGACAAAACGATCGACGAAGCCGACACGCTCGCGATGCTCAAAGGATTTATCGACGATCGGGCCGCACCGCGCGCGGGATAA
- a CDS encoding response regulator — translation MRLDDRMDENDDVVVWRPIPHAMTSHRRVLVVDDYREAADALQMLLNADGFECRALDDPLAVCDMASEWQPFAVVLDIKMPGLDGLELARRLRAHPDTSHMLLVACTAFASRDDRARAKAVGFDAHCAKPLTPERLLRVLESAAALHSGAPP, via the coding sequence GTGAGGCTCGACGACAGGATGGACGAGAACGACGACGTGGTGGTCTGGCGGCCGATTCCGCACGCGATGACCTCGCATCGCCGCGTGCTGGTGGTGGACGACTACCGCGAAGCCGCTGACGCGCTGCAGATGCTGCTCAACGCGGACGGCTTCGAATGCCGCGCGCTCGACGATCCGCTGGCCGTGTGCGACATGGCCAGCGAATGGCAGCCGTTCGCGGTGGTGCTGGACATCAAGATGCCGGGCCTTGACGGTCTCGAACTCGCGCGCCGCTTGCGCGCGCATCCCGATACGTCGCACATGCTGCTGGTCGCGTGTACCGCGTTCGCGTCGCGCGACGACCGGGCGCGCGCGAAGGCCGTGGGCTTCGATGCGCATTGCGCGAAGCCGTTGACGCCGGAGCGCTTGCTGCGGGTGCTGGAATCGGCGGCGGCCCTGCACTCGGGCGCGCCGCCGTAA
- a CDS encoding PRC-barrel domain-containing protein, whose translation MQFKPLLGTALLLGTLASYGSAYAQGAPQAITEKRTDVVQLGSGYRASKLSGADVYNKDKDTIGTFDDLIVSTGDDHAAYAILSVGGFLGMGKHLVAVPFSNLQIANRRIVLPEATKKSLEALPEFKYAPD comes from the coding sequence ATGCAATTCAAACCGCTACTGGGCACCGCACTTCTGCTCGGCACGCTCGCCTCTTACGGCAGTGCGTACGCGCAGGGCGCACCGCAGGCGATCACCGAAAAGCGCACCGACGTGGTTCAGCTCGGCAGCGGCTATCGCGCGTCGAAGCTGAGCGGCGCCGATGTCTACAACAAGGACAAGGACACGATCGGCACGTTCGACGACCTGATCGTCTCGACCGGCGACGATCACGCCGCGTACGCGATCCTGTCGGTCGGCGGTTTCCTCGGGATGGGCAAACATCTGGTCGCCGTGCCGTTCAGCAATCTGCAGATCGCCAACCGGCGCATCGTGTTGCCGGAGGCCACCAAAAAATCGCTCGAGGCGCTGCCGGAATTCAAGTACGCGCCGGACTGA
- the glgX gene encoding glycogen debranching protein GlgX, with translation MSQPTYSTRIAEGTPFPLGATWNGSGVNFALFSAHATKVELCLFDETGTTEIERIELPEYTDEVWHVFVPGLRPGAIYGYRVHGPYEPENGHRFNPNKLLLDPYAKAHVGELKWAPEIFGYTLGSDEGDLSFDERDSAPFVPKCKVVDATFSWSHPERNALPWERVIFYETHVRGFTKHHPDVPENLRGTFAGLGQQPVLDYIRNLGVTSVELLPIQTFVNDSYLLDKGLTNYWGYNTIGFFAADPRFFASSTDSVAEFKEMVDRIHNNNLEVILDVVYNHTAEGNELGPTISFKGIDNASYYRLMPDERRYYINDTGTGNTLNLSHPRVLQMVTDSLRYWVTEMKVDGFRFDLATILGREDHGFDEGGGFLDSCRQDPVLSSVRLIAEPWDCGPGGYQVGGFPPGWAEWNDRFRDTVREYWKGDEGKVADLATRLTGSGDKFNHRGRRPWASVNFIAAHDGFTLNDLVSYNDKHNEANGEDNKDGHSDNKSWNMGAEGPTDDDGIRQQRERQKRNLLATLLLSQGTPMILAGDEFGRTQRGNNNAYCQDNEISWVDWNAIDDDGRALTEFVRNLTTLRHRLPVLRRGRFLSGEYNEALDVTDARWLSPDGADLTQEQWDDPSMRCFGLVIDGRAQESGIRRPASDATLLLVLNAHHDVVNFTLPEIPEGEQWTCLLDTNMPVRAELPQFSSGDAYQVTGRSLLLFALDAPTRATQRVFDRLEEQLTTDESETPDAAPAA, from the coding sequence ATGTCTCAACCCACTTACTCCACGCGTATCGCGGAAGGCACGCCGTTTCCGCTCGGCGCCACATGGAACGGTAGCGGCGTCAATTTCGCGCTGTTCTCGGCGCACGCGACCAAGGTCGAACTCTGTCTGTTCGACGAAACGGGGACGACGGAAATCGAGCGGATCGAACTGCCGGAATACACCGACGAGGTGTGGCACGTGTTCGTGCCGGGTCTGCGGCCCGGCGCGATCTACGGCTATCGCGTGCATGGTCCGTACGAGCCGGAGAACGGCCACCGTTTCAATCCGAACAAGCTGCTGCTCGATCCGTACGCGAAAGCGCATGTGGGCGAGCTGAAATGGGCGCCGGAAATTTTCGGCTATACGCTCGGTTCGGACGAGGGCGATCTGTCGTTCGACGAACGCGACAGCGCGCCGTTCGTGCCGAAGTGCAAGGTGGTGGATGCGACGTTCTCGTGGAGTCATCCGGAGCGCAACGCGCTGCCGTGGGAACGCGTGATCTTTTATGAAACCCACGTGCGCGGTTTTACGAAACATCATCCCGACGTCCCCGAAAACCTGCGCGGCACTTTCGCGGGATTGGGGCAGCAGCCCGTGCTCGACTACATCCGCAATCTCGGCGTGACGTCGGTCGAGTTGCTGCCCATCCAGACCTTCGTCAACGACAGCTATCTGCTCGACAAGGGACTCACCAACTACTGGGGCTACAACACCATCGGTTTCTTCGCGGCCGACCCGCGCTTCTTCGCATCGTCGACGGATTCGGTCGCCGAGTTCAAGGAGATGGTGGACCGCATCCATAACAACAACCTCGAAGTCATTCTCGACGTGGTGTACAACCACACCGCCGAAGGCAACGAGCTCGGCCCGACCATTTCGTTCAAGGGCATCGACAACGCGTCGTACTACCGTCTGATGCCCGACGAGCGCCGCTATTACATCAACGATACGGGCACCGGCAATACGCTGAATCTCTCGCATCCGCGCGTGCTGCAGATGGTCACGGACAGTTTGCGCTACTGGGTCACGGAAATGAAGGTCGACGGTTTCCGTTTCGATCTCGCGACGATTCTGGGCCGCGAGGATCACGGCTTCGACGAAGGCGGCGGCTTTCTCGACAGTTGTCGTCAGGACCCGGTGCTCTCCAGCGTGCGCTTGATCGCCGAGCCGTGGGATTGCGGTCCCGGCGGCTACCAGGTGGGTGGTTTCCCGCCCGGCTGGGCGGAGTGGAACGACCGCTTCCGCGATACGGTGCGCGAATACTGGAAGGGCGACGAAGGCAAGGTCGCCGATCTCGCCACGCGGCTTACCGGCTCGGGCGACAAGTTCAACCATCGCGGCCGGCGTCCGTGGGCGAGCGTGAACTTCATCGCCGCGCACGACGGCTTCACGCTGAACGATCTGGTCTCGTACAACGACAAGCACAACGAGGCCAACGGCGAGGACAACAAGGACGGCCACTCGGACAACAAGTCGTGGAACATGGGCGCGGAAGGCCCGACCGACGACGACGGCATCCGTCAGCAGCGCGAGCGCCAGAAACGCAATCTGCTCGCCACGCTGCTGCTCTCGCAAGGCACGCCGATGATTCTCGCGGGCGACGAATTCGGCCGCACGCAACGCGGCAACAACAACGCGTATTGCCAGGACAACGAGATCAGCTGGGTCGACTGGAACGCTATCGACGACGACGGCCGCGCGCTCACCGAGTTCGTCAGGAACCTGACCACGCTGCGTCACCGGTTGCCGGTGCTGCGTCGTGGGCGTTTTCTGAGCGGCGAATACAACGAGGCGCTCGACGTCACCGACGCGCGCTGGCTGTCGCCCGACGGCGCCGATCTCACGCAGGAGCAATGGGACGATCCGTCGATGCGCTGCTTCGGCCTCGTGATCGACGGCCGCGCGCAGGAGAGCGGCATACGCCGGCCCGCCTCGGACGCGACCTTGCTGCTGGTGCTCAACGCGCATCACGACGTGGTGAATTTCACGCTGCCGGAGATTCCCGAGGGCGAGCAATGGACGTGTCTGCTCGACACCAACATGCCGGTGCGCGCGGAATTGCCGCAATTCAGCTCTGGCGACGCGTACCAGGTGACGGGCCGCTCGCTGCTGCTGTTCGCGCTCGACGCGCCGACGCGCGCGACGCAGCGCGTGTTCGACCGGCTGGAAGAACAGCTCACCACGGATGAAAGCGAAACGCCGGACGCGGCGCCGGCCGCCTGA